In Anguilla rostrata isolate EN2019 chromosome 1, ASM1855537v3, whole genome shotgun sequence, a genomic segment contains:
- the LOC135249892 gene encoding protein FAM181A-like: MASADSEVKTLLNFVNLASSDIKAALDKSAPCRRSVDHRKYLQKQLKRFSQKYSRMPRCHAYRATESGNGKAVEDKSGVYAFETANRNLHRSGISEKSGSNVHAEDRVKLSPNPKLESDYNRQDQVPMRKRQLPASFWEEPRSSKSKRESFQVTWRKSQSCVSAGGPSESEDDKIKTFSEDPRASSIVSTQHIAAEKEPLILDMTSGSMNLCGCCPFQYHGHHVFQSHVVLPHSGFAEPGLWGKATVTQAEAQGIHNIQKSHTHVVVKPIPTKPTIPSPIFSVFGFI, from the coding sequence ATGGCAAGCGCAGATAGCGAAGTGAAAACTTTATTAAACTTTGTAAACTTGGCATCCAGCGATATCAAGGCTGCCTTGGACAAGTCAGCACCGTGTAGGCGCTCGGTGGACCACAGGAAGTATCTGCAGAAACAACTTAAGCGGTTTTCACAGAAGTACTCAAGAATGCCGCGATGTCACGCATACAGAGCGACGGAATCGGGTAACGGAAAAGCAGTGGAGGACAAGTCTGGTGTGTACGCTTTTGAGACAGCGAACCGGAACCTCCACCGGTCCGGAATAAGCGAAAAATCAGGGTCGAATGTGCACGCCGAGGACAGGGTCAAGCTCAGTCCGAATCCCAAACTGGAAAGTGATTACAACAGACAAGACCAGGTGCCCATGAGAAAGCGACAGCTGCCTGCATCTTTCTGGGAAGAACCCAGGTCTTCCAAAAGTAAACGGGAGTCTTTCCAGGTAACTTGGAGAAAGAGCCAATCGTGTGTTTCCGCCGGTGGGCCTTCGGAATCAGAGGATgacaaaataaagacattttctgAGGATCCCAGAGCCAGTTCGATTGTTTCTACCCAGCATATCGCTGCGGAAAAGGAACCCCTTATCCTGGACATGACTTCCGGAAGCATGAATTTATGCGGGTGCTGTCCTTTTCAGTACCATGGACACCACGTCTTCCAAAGCCATGTTGTCCTTCCTCACTCGGGCTTCGCAGAACCTGGACTGTGGGGAAAGGCCACTGTAACCCAAGCTGAAGCACAGGGCATCCACAATATACAAAAAAGTCACACGCACGTTGTGGTGAAGCCCATCCCAACAAAACCAACTATTCCATCTCCAatttttagcgtgtttggaTTTATTTAA
- the LOC135249830 gene encoding ankyrin repeat and SOCS box protein 2-like isoform X3, whose amino-acid sequence MTRFSYRRYLSLFRSSGTNDFQQCKNTDGTKNYPFVTGCGERSVAWRRCDGSLYVTPDPVEDVYTIVTAIKNGDVKAVNDLSSSSAKSLMLANKDGWIPLHEAAYYNQVECVKVLLKAQPTSIDKRTLLEQTALLLAVARESLACVQYLLEKGADPEIASKNKDTPLYKACEMENVEIVALILKFGGGVNQRCIQGWTALHEAVCRNNIEICEMLVAAGAAVNPPDMYGITPLFVAAQSGRVEALCFLIKNGADVNSQAADGATALFEASKNGHKDVVEILLTHNVDANRPAKSGLLPLHIAADRGFDEIVSLLLPATSRARLRRSGVSPLHLAAEKNQDDVLEVLIKAGFDVNAMLSHDRSIMYEDRRSTALYFAVTNNNVAAATMLLEAGADPNLDTLNALLVAVRQGCINTVVQLVEHGANVNATIPTYPTSFPSSVMFCVRYLPLLKYLMDRGCNALACFRCQHGSKPHPPINAPRSRGTEGIPAHSHSETPLQFCEMLSSPSVSSWAGPVIDLLLDYVGNVVLCARLTEHLDSYEDWAVIKEKSRQPRPLMHLCRQTIRRQMGIQRLKHLDDLPLPGRLIKYMNNDRTRDECLY is encoded by the exons ATGACACGATTTAGTTATAGAAGGTATCTATCGCTGTTTCGCTCCAGTGGGACAAACGATTTCCAGCAATGCAAGAATACCGACGGGACGAAGAACTATCCCTTTGTCACTGGCTGTGGCGAGAGAAGCGTTGCGTGGCGGAGATGCGATGGCTCACTTTACGTCACCCCAGACCCCGTGGA ggATGTTTATACTATAGTAACAGCGATTAAGAACGGTGATGTGAAAGCCGTGAATGACCTCTCATCTTCTTCTGCAAAAAGCCTGATGTTGGCAAACAAGGATGGGTGGATACCTTTGCATGAGGCAGCCTATTATAACCAGGTCGAATGTGTAAAGGTTCTCCTGAAAG CTCAGCCCACTTCCATTGATAAGCGCACCCTGTTGGAGCAGACAGCTCTCCTTCTGGCAGTGGCCAGGGAGAGCTTAGCCTGTGTGCAGTACCTGCTGGAGAAAGGTGCCGACCCTGAAATTGccagcaaaaacaaagacaccCCTCTTTACAAAG CTTGCGAGATGGAGAATGTGGAAATTGTGGCACTTATTCTTAAGTTTGGAGGTGGGGTGAACCAGCGTTGCATCCAGGGCTGGACCGCTCTCCATGAGGCAGTGTGTCGCAACAACATAGAGATCTGCGAGATGCTAGTGGCAGCTGGGGCTGCAGTGAACCCACCTGACATGTACGGCATCACACCTCTGTTTGTGGCTGCCCAGAGCGGAAGAGTTGAGGCACTGTGCTTCCTCATTAAAAATG GTGCAGATGTCAACAGCCAGGCAGCTGATGGGGCCACAGCTCTTTTTGAGGCCAGTAAGAATGGGCACAAGGACGTAGTGGAAATCCTGCTCACTCATAATGTAGACGCAAACAGACCTGCCAAGAGTGGACTGCTGCCCCTGCACATTGCTGCTGACCGTGGATTCGATGA GATTGTGTCCCTGCTTCTGCCAGCCACCAGTAGGGCCCGGCTGCGACGGAGTGGCGTCAGCCCCCTCCACCTGGCTGCAGAGAAGAACCAGGACGACGTCCTGGAGGTCCTGATCAAGGCGGGCTTTGATGTCAACGCCATGCTATCCCACGACCGCTCCATCATGTACGAGGACCGCCGCAGCACGGCGCTCTACTTTGCCGTCACTAACAACAACGTCGCTGCGGCCACCATGCTGCTGGAGGCCGGCGCTGACCCCAACCTGGACACCTTAAATGCTCTTCTGGTGGCCGTGCGACAGGGCTGCATCAATACCGTCGTCCAGTTGGTGGAGCACGGCGCCAACGTCAATGCGACCATCCCCACCTACCCAACCTCCTTCCCCAGCTCAGTCATGTTCTGCGTCAGATACTTGCCTCTGCTCAAGTACCTGATGGACAGGGGCTGCAATGCTCTGGCCTGCTTCAGGTGCCAGCATGGTAGCAAGCCACACCCACCAATCAATGCCCCCCGCAGCAGGGGCACAGAGGGCATTCCAGCACATAGCCACAGTGAAACACCCCTACAG TTCTGTGAGATGCTCTCCTCACCCTCTGTGAGTagctgggcggggcctgtcATTGACCTGCTGTTAGACTACGTCGGAAATGTAGTACTGTGCGCCAGGCTAACCGAGCATTTGGACAGCTACGAGGACTGGGCCGTCATCAAAGAGAAATCCA GACAACCTCGTCCCCTGATGCACCTCTGCAGGCAGACAATTCGCAGACAGATGGGAATACAGAGGCTGAAACATCTGGACGACTTGCCTCTTCCAGGACGGCTAATCAAGTACATGAACAATGATCGCACCAGGGATGAATGTTTATACTAG